The stretch of DNA TCTCCGGCTTGTTGCTCATGACAAAGGAGCTGGCTTCGCTTAGCCCAAGATGCACCCGCGCCATCTCCACCGGTTCCAGGCCCATGATGCTCTTCGACAGTTCCCCTTCGAGGCTGCGCTTGTAGCGAACGTTCTGCACAAACTGGCTGCTGCCGAGCATCTCTTCTTTGTCCATCAGCTCATAGCCTTCCGGCAACGCCGCGCTGATGCCCTTCGCCGCCAGCGCCATACGCGCCTTCGACAGTTTGTTTTCGGCCACCAAAATTTGCCCGTTGTCCGGGTTAATTCTGTAGGCAATGTTTTCTGCGCCCAGCACTTCAACCACCTGCGCGGTTGGCAGATTTTCCTGGGCGCCATATAGCGCGACATAGCCGCCGCCGCTGCGCCACAGAGAGGCAACAATGGCGCCGGTCAGCAACACGGCTGCGGCGCCTATAAGCCATTTTTTATGATTTCCCTGCGGCAACGGCATCGCCGCAAGCTGATTTTTGATTTTGTTTAACACGGTAAGGCCCTTAGAGCGCAATGTTCATCACTTCATCCAGCGCGGTGGTGAGCTTGTTGCGCACCTGCATCATTGCCGTAAACGCCACGCTGGCTTTCTGGCTTTCGATCATCGCGCCGGTTAAATCGTCGCTCTGGCCGGTGTCGATAGCGGCCTGGCGGGCGCTGGCGGCGTGCTGCATCTGGTCAACGTTGTTGATGGCCTGGTTAAGGACATTGCCGAACGAGACGGAGGGCGCGGTACCCATCCCCGACGGCGCGAGAGTCTGAGGCGCGGCGATAGCGCCGGCACCGGCGCTTGCCGCCGTGTGCTGTAGCCGCATCAGCATTTCCTGCTGCCCCATCGGCATACCTAATCCTGAAATCTTATCCATAGTGGTTTCCTTCCCCCTTTCAGGAGTAACACCCAATTTCAATACCCTCTTCTCGCATCGAAGCCAGTCGGTAACGCAGCGCCCGAGGGGTAATGCCTAAAAACTGGGCGGTTTTCGATTTGTTGCCCTGATGACGCTTTAGCAGGTCGATGATGTACTGGTACTCGGCCATACGACCGTGCATCTTGACGTTGCGAATCGCGGCCGGGGCATCGCCCTCAGAGCGGTGGCCGGTTTCATGCCATGCCGGCATGATGCCAATGGCGGCGCTTTGCGGCTGTACGACCGGCGTCAGGCCGAAATCTTTGGCGGTGATTTCGCTCCCGTTACAGAGGATCAGGCCACGCTGGATAACGTTCTCCAGCTCACGAACGTTACCCGGCCAGTTATAGCTCAGCAGCGCGTGACGGGCGTCTTCGGCAAGCATAATCTTGCCCTGGTGGAACGTGTGATATTTGCTAATGAAGCGCTGGGCCAGCGGGATGATGTCCTGCTGACGCTCACGCAGTGGCGTAATGTGGATAGGCACCACCGAAATGCGGTAGAACAAATCCTGACGAAAACGGCCTTCGGCAATTTCAAGCTGTAAATCTTTATTCGTGGAAGCTATCAGGCGAATATCAAGTGGGATTTTTTTATGGCTGCCTAAACGCTCAACTTCCTGCTCTTGCAGCACCCTTAATAATTTGGCCTGTAGCGCCAGCGGCATATCACCAATTTCATCCAGTAATAATGTGCCGCCGTTGGCTTGCTCAAATTTACCCGCAACGCTTGCCACCGCACCGGTAAATGCACCTTTCTCATAGCCAAATAAAATAGCTTCCAGCATGCTCTCAGGAATAGCGGCGCAGTTCACACCAACATAAGGCGAATCGCTTCCCGTGGCGTGTTCATGAATATATTTAGCTACGCATTCTTTACCGGTGCCTGTTTCGCCAGTTATCAACACTGACACATTAAAATTTGCCACACGGCGTGCCAGCGCAAATACGCTAACGCTGGAAGGTGCCCTGGCCACAAAGCCGTTAAGATTTCCTGCGCTATGATCCATAAACATATTCATGTTGCATCACCCACTTAGAGTAAATTCTACCTGGCGAGGACAGCAAAACAGACTTAATATTTCCTTTAATCATAATAATGAAAGAAAAATTAAGACCGTTTACATTCAGCGCCGTCAATCACCAGGTTATTCAACCACAAGTATTACAGCAGTGTGGTTATCAGTGGGGTCAGTATACGGAGGGCACGATAATTGTCTCATTTTTAATGAGTATTAAAACATTAATTCTTTAAATACAATGAGTTATCGATTACATTAATCTGGAAGCAGGTTTTTAAATAATAGATTAATAAGCCCACCGCTATTGCAACAGCAAGCATAAGCAGGTCTAATCACCTTCCTGAAAAAAAGTGATGAGATGTTTTCCAATTATCTACCCGCTGCTGCTAATAAAGAGCGCCACCTCATTCTCGTAACTTAAATGCCCAGGTAAATTTTTCTTTGGCGAGCGATGAATCAATACTGAAGCTCATCGCTGACATCGCCAGATATCATGGTTATGCGGAAGAACTATGCAGCCTGTATTACAACGACTCAGAGTTCATCACCGGGATCGGCTTCCCGAACTGGTGAAACTGGAAGTAAATAAGCTTGGCCGTCCGTGGCATAAGCTGCCAACAATAATGAATGATTGCTTCGACATTCTCGATGCAAGGCTAAGCATTTACTTTCTTAAAAAATTTAGAGTAAACGTTACGTTAAAAAATATGACGTTTGCGATCGATAAAAATTATAAAAACACGCAGATATTCTCTTCCACTTACGGCAATCTCGGCTTCGACATTGATCGTATTTTGCTGCTGAATATTCTTCATGATTTCTATGGCCTGAGTAAAGACAGCGCCCAGGTGGCGCCGGATTTATCTCAGCCGATTTCGAAAACGGAAGAACGGCTAAAAAATAAATTAGGCCAGGAACTGACTGCGCTTGTCGTCAATAAAGAAACCTTTGGCGAAGACCTGGATATAAAGAACGACTATTCCTCGGTGATTAGCCAGTGGTCATGGTGCATTACATTCAGCCTCGAAGGTTACGAGCAAGGCGGGTTCACTATCCTGCTCGACCAGCTGCATGTCGATCGCATGCTGGCGAAGCTGAGAGCGCCGGACGGCGGAGACGGCGAGAAAGAGTCTTCGATGAGCACCGGCCAAATCGAAAGGCTGTTCTACGATTTGCCGCTGAAGCTGAATGGTCGCCTTGCCTCGCTGAACCTTACCGTCGCGCAAATTGCCGACATTGAGCCAGGGGACATTATTCCCATTTCACTGAATCAACCGATGCCGGTTTTTATCGGCAAAGAACAGATTTTCACCGCTGATATTGCGGAAGATCGCGGCAAACTGCTGCTGAGTGAATTTAACGATAAGACTGCCGAGAAGCATTATGAGCCAAATTGATCAAGACCTGAGCCAGACCCTGGATCTGGACGACCTGAACTTCGGTGATGCCCCGCAGGAAGAGACGGTGGAAGGCAACATCCGCATGGATCTGCAGGAAAACACGCCACGGGCAAACCCGATGGATCAGATTCGCAAAATGTCGCTGTTTAGCCGTATCCCCGTCACCCTCACGCTGGAAGTGGCTTCGGTAGAGATCTCTCTGGCTGATTTAATGTCGGTGAACAACGATTCGGTCGTTGAGCTGGACAAGCTCGCCGGTGAACCGCTGGACATTAAGGTCAACGGCATCCTGTTTGGTAAGGGTGAAGTCGTCGTCCTGAACGACAAGTACGGGCTGCGCATCATCGAGTTCAACAACAAGAACCTCGGCGAGCTGGCAGGATGAATAGCCTGCTACGCGGCCTGACGAACAGAAAGAGCGGCCTTGCGGCGCTGCTGACGCTCGGCCTGTGCTTCTCGCCGCTGCTGTTTGCCGCCCACGGTGAAGTGACCTTATTCAGCGCGAATAATACCGACGCGGGCCAGGACTACAACGTCAAAATTGAAATCCTGATCCTGATGACCCTGCTCGGCCTGCTGCCGATCATGGTGCTGATGATGACCTGCTTTACGCGATTTATCATCGTGTTGGCGATTTTGCGCCAGGCGCTGGGGCTGCAGCAAAGCCCGCCGAACAAAATCCTGACCGGTATCGCGCTGGCCCTGACCTTGCTGGTGATGCGCCCGGTGTGGACCACCGTGTACAACGACGCCGTCGTGCCGTTCCAGAACGACAAAATCACGTTGAACCAGGCGCTGGCTACCGCCGAAGTGCCGCTGAAGAAGTTTATGCTGGCGCAGACCAACAATAAGGCGATGTCACAGATGATGAGCATTGCCGGTGTCTCCGGCGACGCGCGCGAGCAGGACCTGACGGTCGTGACGCCCGCCTATTTGCTCAGCGAGCTGAAAACGGCCTTCCAGATTGGCTTTATGATTTACATTCCGTTCCTGGTCATCGACCTGATTGTCGCCAGTATTTTGATGGCGATGGGGATGATGATGCTGTCGCCGCTGATTGTCTCGCTGCCGTTTAAGCTGATGCTGTTCGTGCTGTGCGACGGCTGGACGCTGATCGTCGGCACCCTGACCTCAAGCGTGCAGGGGCTGTAGCTATGCTTAATATGGATAACGCCGGCGACATCATGGCCTCTGGCATTCAGCTGGTACTGCTGATTTCCGCCGTGGCCATTGTCCCTAGCCTGCTGGTGGGCCTGTGCGTCAGTATTTTCCAGGCGACTACGCAGATTAATGAACAAACCCTGAGCTTCCTGCCGCGCCTGGTGGTCACGCTGCTGGTGCTGATTTTTGGCGGGAAATGGATGCTGACCCGGCTGGTAGACTTCACGACCGAAATCTTTCACCAGGCCTCTTCGCTGGTCGGCTGACGCATGGGAATCAACATTCACGATCTGCTTAATCCGCTGATGGCGATGATCCTGCCGTTTGTGCGCATTCTGGCGTTCATCCACTTTTGCCCGGTGCTCGACAGCAAAGCCTCCTCCCGCCGGATTAAAATTGCCACCGCGCTGACCCTGACGGTGCTGATTACGCCGATGCTGCACAATAACGTGGTGCTGAACGAGCTGATGTCGATGCGGGTTATCCTGCTGATCGGCGAGCAGCTGCTTTGGGGGCTGCTGTTCGGCATGACGATGCAGCTGGTGTTTGTCGCGCTGCAGACCGCCGGTCATATTCTGTCGATGAATATGGGCCTGGGCATGGCGATGATGAACGATCCGGTTAACGGCGGCTCGACGGCGGTGATTTCGCAAATCATTTTTGTTTTCTGCGCCCTGCTGTTTTTTATCATGGACGGCCATCTGCTGGTGGTGACCATTCTGGTAAAGGGTTTCACCTACTGGCCTATCGGTCAGGCCATCAATGAACCGACGCTTAAACAACTGGCGCAAAGCCTCGGCTGGATTATGTCTGCCGCCACGCTGATTGCGTTGCCCACCACTTTTGTGATGCTGATTGTGCAGGGCGGGTTTGGCCTGCTGAACCGCGTTTCGCCGACGCTGAACCTGTTTTCACTCGGTTTTCCCATCAGCATGCTGTTTGGCCTGCTGTGCATCACGATGATCGTTTCCCATATTCCGGAGCACTACCTCAATTTGACCAATGAGATCCTCGCCCGGCTTGACGCCATAAGGGTGCAGTAATGTCGTCATCCTCAAGCGGAGATAAGAGCGAAAAACCTACGGCGGGCAAGCTGCGTAAAGCCCGGCAGAAAGGGGATATTCCACGCTCAAAAGACCTGACGATGGCCGTGGGGCTGGTGGCCTCTTTCGTGACCATCAGCAGCTTCTTCCCCTATTACAAGTCGCTGATAAGCGAGTCGTTTTTATCCGTGGGCCGCATGGCCGGACGGCTGGATGACAGCGGCGCGCTGAGCCAGTTCATGATGCTTAACGTGCTGGTTATCCTTAAGTTTATCGCCACGCTGGTGCCTATCCCCGTGGCCTGCATTATTTCCAGCCTGATCCCCGGCGGCTGGATATTTACCCCCAACAAGCTGCTGCCGGATTTTAAGAAAATTAACCCGATAAGCGGGCTTAAACGCATGGTGTCCGGCAGCCACTATGTTGAGGTTGGCAAGATGATGCTGAAATGCGGCGTGATCCTCGCCGTGCTTTACACCATGGTGAACGACTCGCTGGCCGGCCTGCTTTACCTGCAGCAGCTCTACCTGCGCCAGGCCATCAGCAGCGGTTTTGATATTTTTCACCATGTCATCAGCTACTTTGTCGCGGTTATCGTTATCTTCGCCCTGCTGGACGTGCCGCTCAGCAAATTTATGTTCACCAAAAAAATGCGCATGACCAAGCAGGAAGTGAAGGAAGAACATAAGAGCAACGACGGCAACCCGCAGATTAAAGGCCGTATTCGCCAGCTGCAGCGCCAAATGGCGATGGGCCAAATCAACAAAACGGTGCCTTCGGCAGACGTTATCGTCACCAACCCAACCCACTACGCCGTGGCCCTGAAGTACGATCCAAACAAAGCAGAAGCGCCCTACATTGTGGCGAAAGGCGTCGATGACGTGGCGATGTTTATTCGTGAAGTCGGTAAGAACCACGGCGTGGAGATAGTCGAGTTCCCGCCGCTCGCCCGTGCGGTGTACTACACCACTCGCGTTAACCAACAAATTCCGGCGCAGCTGTTTCGCGCCATTGCTCATGTCCTGACCTACGTGATGCAGGTGAAAGCCTGGCGTGCGGGCAATGTTGAGCAAAAACCCCGCCTTAACAGGCAGATAGATCTTCCAAAAGAGGTATTAAAAGCCGATGGCGAACAATAAGTTTACCCAGGCCGTGACCGTGCTAAAGCAGACGCACGTCGGCGTGCCTGTTCTGCTGCTCAGCGTGCTGGCGATGATTATTTTGCCGCTGTCACCGCTGGTGCTGGATATCCTGTTTACCTTCAATATCGTGCTGGCGGTCATCGTGCTGCTGGTGGCGGTCAACAGTAAACGCCCGCTGGATTTTGCGGTCTTCCCGACGCTGCTGCTCATCACCACGCTGATGCGCCTGACGCTGAACGTAGCCTCCACCCGCGTGGTGCTGCTGCACGGCCATGAAGGGGAAGGCGCCGCCGGTAAGGTGATTGAAGCCTTCGGCCAGGTGGTTATCGGCGGCAACTTCGTGGTCGGCTTTGTGGT from Cedecea neteri encodes:
- the fliE gene encoding flagellar hook-basal body complex protein FliE, which codes for MDKISGLGMPMGQQEMLMRLQHTAASAGAGAIAAPQTLAPSGMGTAPSVSFGNVLNQAINNVDQMQHAASARQAAIDTGQSDDLTGAMIESQKASVAFTAMMQVRNKLTTALDEVMNIAL
- a CDS encoding sigma-54 interaction domain-containing protein — encoded protein: MNMFMDHSAGNLNGFVARAPSSVSVFALARRVANFNVSVLITGETGTGKECVAKYIHEHATGSDSPYVGVNCAAIPESMLEAILFGYEKGAFTGAVASVAGKFEQANGGTLLLDEIGDMPLALQAKLLRVLQEQEVERLGSHKKIPLDIRLIASTNKDLQLEIAEGRFRQDLFYRISVVPIHITPLRERQQDIIPLAQRFISKYHTFHQGKIMLAEDARHALLSYNWPGNVRELENVIQRGLILCNGSEITAKDFGLTPVVQPQSAAIGIMPAWHETGHRSEGDAPAAIRNVKMHGRMAEYQYIIDLLKRHQGNKSKTAQFLGITPRALRYRLASMREEGIEIGCYS
- a CDS encoding FliM/FliN family flagellar motor switch protein, with the translated sequence MTFAIDKNYKNTQIFSSTYGNLGFDIDRILLLNILHDFYGLSKDSAQVAPDLSQPISKTEERLKNKLGQELTALVVNKETFGEDLDIKNDYSSVISQWSWCITFSLEGYEQGGFTILLDQLHVDRMLAKLRAPDGGDGEKESSMSTGQIERLFYDLPLKLNGRLASLNLTVAQIADIEPGDIIPISLNQPMPVFIGKEQIFTADIAEDRGKLLLSEFNDKTAEKHYEPN
- the fliN gene encoding flagellar motor switch protein FliN, encoding MSQIDQDLSQTLDLDDLNFGDAPQEETVEGNIRMDLQENTPRANPMDQIRKMSLFSRIPVTLTLEVASVEISLADLMSVNNDSVVELDKLAGEPLDIKVNGILFGKGEVVVLNDKYGLRIIEFNNKNLGELAG
- the fliP gene encoding flagellar type III secretion system pore protein FliP (The bacterial flagellar biogenesis protein FliP forms a type III secretion system (T3SS)-type pore required for flagellar assembly.); the protein is MNSLLRGLTNRKSGLAALLTLGLCFSPLLFAAHGEVTLFSANNTDAGQDYNVKIEILILMTLLGLLPIMVLMMTCFTRFIIVLAILRQALGLQQSPPNKILTGIALALTLLVMRPVWTTVYNDAVVPFQNDKITLNQALATAEVPLKKFMLAQTNNKAMSQMMSIAGVSGDAREQDLTVVTPAYLLSELKTAFQIGFMIYIPFLVIDLIVASILMAMGMMMLSPLIVSLPFKLMLFVLCDGWTLIVGTLTSSVQGL
- the fliQ gene encoding flagellar biosynthesis protein FliQ, with translation MLNMDNAGDIMASGIQLVLLISAVAIVPSLLVGLCVSIFQATTQINEQTLSFLPRLVVTLLVLIFGGKWMLTRLVDFTTEIFHQASSLVG
- the fliR gene encoding flagellar biosynthetic protein FliR; the encoded protein is MGINIHDLLNPLMAMILPFVRILAFIHFCPVLDSKASSRRIKIATALTLTVLITPMLHNNVVLNELMSMRVILLIGEQLLWGLLFGMTMQLVFVALQTAGHILSMNMGLGMAMMNDPVNGGSTAVISQIIFVFCALLFFIMDGHLLVVTILVKGFTYWPIGQAINEPTLKQLAQSLGWIMSAATLIALPTTFVMLIVQGGFGLLNRVSPTLNLFSLGFPISMLFGLLCITMIVSHIPEHYLNLTNEILARLDAIRVQ
- the flhB gene encoding flagellar biosynthesis protein FlhB, giving the protein MSSSSSGDKSEKPTAGKLRKARQKGDIPRSKDLTMAVGLVASFVTISSFFPYYKSLISESFLSVGRMAGRLDDSGALSQFMMLNVLVILKFIATLVPIPVACIISSLIPGGWIFTPNKLLPDFKKINPISGLKRMVSGSHYVEVGKMMLKCGVILAVLYTMVNDSLAGLLYLQQLYLRQAISSGFDIFHHVISYFVAVIVIFALLDVPLSKFMFTKKMRMTKQEVKEEHKSNDGNPQIKGRIRQLQRQMAMGQINKTVPSADVIVTNPTHYAVALKYDPNKAEAPYIVAKGVDDVAMFIREVGKNHGVEIVEFPPLARAVYYTTRVNQQIPAQLFRAIAHVLTYVMQVKAWRAGNVEQKPRLNRQIDLPKEVLKADGEQ